A single genomic interval of Lucilia cuprina isolate Lc7/37 chromosome 2, ASM2204524v1, whole genome shotgun sequence harbors:
- the LOC124421037 gene encoding WD repeat and FYVE domain-containing protein 3, translating into MGKHVLEALTILLSGNNNNANVFRECGGAKCIHDLVKFKHCRPQALGIIRELILSAGGDDDMLFILSVMHAVPPYQVEFKIQILNMLLGCLKDSHRTRTVFRKVGGFVYLTSVFVSLDGKLCDEPLTSEDVEEDQQIPQDDLILLLQMVCQTLATAMRFEPANAKFFHQEICTASLCDTLRLLGCFGNHTELPEFKGFFKSDVVSQKYYHDVFSGDILNYSFNNSIPRSLSYVCVVYRLLYSIALDNFESPNLNNIITLFNDQSNRSPSKELAITPAHPNQLNLTQPSPEPRIVHPGVVLCMLQLLPSVTHREEYTLAVNLQVYLSEIIKSLVRSERNQQIMCDYGLAGQLLKISRKALSEEINPLHVPMQYILERLAAQALQPTELREFLRLGEPLSCADIDLNKPYKMGGPVPLTRIKTLVSMTTPRDFRAHGSSTLPPFVEMDMSAEGFGCLYLPSLAPQATATAGGTIDSNTIGGIGSGDRIFPPQTGLSFSTWFCVEKFSDPKTDPHCVRLLTLVRTIHNPREENLVCLSILLSARDKAIVVSTQETLVTPSKSLGDWEPEGSDDNSARIWCPDLLHEGQWHHLVVVLNRAVLKNSSLQLYLDGTPLHSQKLHYISQNPGAGSANLPVATSVFGYIGTPPIWRRYSRLCWKQGVCHLLEDVVNQQTVHTIYNLGPHYMGSLQAPQLGKKVEPLGPLVAEEKVLLGLNAKAVSQLTLVKIRKVYSRADNKSIAKQLGMNSHENATPIKILHNSAGHLAGAGRTLGGVVVGYLGVRVFSPHPVSAMIDTVGGCNVLLGIIAMAQDVESLYAGVKALTCVVRSNRAAQSEMDRKRCYQTLGMFFKKKKNLLNSHILHLTFGLVGTVNSGQDMTAIPNVTAFQDLLCDLDIWHNAPNGLLRSLLEHLLELAVESNEKKQNVKIMRELQLLNKLLYIIVDIQDHSTREILFNLVEALLGGQPRHTDLLLFGQYCASKLPKAEQIEKSLILPSMKPTPNPSNSAATAEYDTTAQNIYLRNRCLSLLHGLLFTSRNTVNYIICDDISKTLGMDWLLLFMQPHVHFTTVIIAVRILVVVCANESFLVRFRDSTHNGGYLRFTEMVSQKKTMGIGAQQLIHSKACSFRIFDFVRTNSSFFTLVRLARRVKPPVTFCILDCI; encoded by the exons ATGGGTAAACATGTGCTGGAGGCTTTGACCATTCTCTTAagtggcaacaacaacaatgccaATGTTTTTAGAGAATGTGGTGGCGCTAAGTGTATCCACGATTTGGTGAAATTTAAACATTGTCGTCCTCAAGCTTTGGGCATAATACGCGAGTTGATTCTATCTGCCGGCGGAGATGATGATATGCTTTTCATACTCTCCGTTATGCATGCTGTGCCTCCTTATCAGGtggaatttaaaatacaaatactcAATATGCTTTTGGGTTGCCTTAAGGACTCTCATCGTACTCGTACGGTGTTTCGTAAAGTGGGTGGTTTTGTCTATTTGACAAGTGTTTTTGTGTCGTTGGATGGTAAACTGTGTGACGAGCCTTTGACCTCAGAAGATGTGGAAGAAGATCAGCAAATACCCCAAGATGATTTGATATTATTGCTGCAAATGGTTTGCCAAACTTTAGCCACGGCTATGCGTTTTGAGCCCGCCAATGCGAAGTTCTTTCATCAAGAGATTTGCACCGCTTCTCTGTGTGACACTTTGAGATTATTGGGCTGTTTTGGAAATCACACTGAATTGCCGGAATTTAAGGGTTTCTTTAAGTCCGATGTGGTGTCGCAAAAATACTATCATGATGTATTTTCAGgtgatattttaaattacag CTTTAACAACTCCATACCCCGTTCATTGTCCTATGTCTGTGTGGTCTATCGTCTTTTGTATAGCATAGCTTTGGACAACTTTGAATCTCCCAATTTGAATAACATTATAACACTCTTCAATGATCAAAGCAATCGTTCGCCCAGCAAAGAATTGGCCATAACGCCTGCTCATCCCAATCAATTGAATCTAACACAACCATCGCCAGAACCAAGAATTGTACATCCTGGTGTGGTTTTATGCATGCTACAGCTTTTGCCTAGTGTTACCCATCGAGAAGAGTATACCTTGGCTGTAAATCTACAAGTTTATCTAAGTGAAATTATCAAATCTCTAGTACGCAGTGAACGCAATCAACAGATAATGTGTGATTATGGTTTGGCCGGCCAGTTGTTGAAGATTTCACGTAAAGCTTTATCCGAGGAAATCAATCCGTTACATGTACCCATGCAATATATATTGGAAAGATTGGCTGCTCAAGCTTTGCAGCCCACCGAACTAAGAGAATTTCTACGTTTAGGTGAACCTTTATCTTGTGCtgatatagatttaaataaaccCTATAAAATGGGTGGTCCTGTTCCTTTAACACGTATTAAGACACTAGTATCTATGACTACACCAAGAGATTTTCGCGCTCATGGCTCTAGTACTCTACCGCCATTTGTGGAAATGGATATGTCTGCTGAGGGTTTTGGTTGTTTGTATTTACCTTCATTGGCTCCGCAGGCGACGGCCACGGCTGGTGGCACCATTGATTCGAATACTATAGGTGGCATAGGTTCGGGTGATCGTATTTTTCCACCACAAACTGGTTTATCGTTTTCCACTTGGTTTTGTGTAGAGAAATTCTCTGATCCCAAAACCGATCCACATTGTGTACGTTTGCTGACATTGGTGAGAACAATTCATAATCCGAGAGAGGAGAATTTGGTGTGTCTTTCGATATTGCTGTCGGCTCGAGATAAGGCTATAGTGGTCTCTACACAGGAAACTTTGGTCACTCCCAGTAAGA GCCTTGGCGATTGGGAACCTGAAGGTTCAGACGACAATAGCGCTCGCATTTGGTGTCCCGACCTCCTCCACGAAGGACAATGGCATCACTTAGTGGTGGTACTCAATCGTGCTGTACTCAAAAACTCCAGCCTTCAATTATATCTAGACGGAACACCCTTACATTcacaaaaattacattatatCTCACAAAATCCCGGAGCTGGTTCCGCTAACTTACCCGTAGCGACTTCGGTATTTGGTTATATCGGTACTCCACCTATTTGGAGACGTTATTCTAGATTGTGTTGGAAACAAGGTGTTTGTCATCTACTCGAAGATGTTGTTAATCAACAGACCGTACATACCATCTATAATTTGGGACCACATTATATGGGCTCATTACAGGCACCACAGTTGGGTAAGAAGGTTGAACCTTTAGGGCCTTTAGTAGCCGAAGAAAAAGTGTTATTGGGCTTAAATGCAAAGGCAGTGTCGCAGTTAACGCTGGTGAAGATAAGAAAAGTGTATAGCAGAGCGGATAATAAGTCTATAGCCAAACAGTTGGGTATGAATTCTCATGAGAATGCCACGCCTATAAA AATCTTGCACAATTCGGCTGGTCATTTAGCGGGAGCTGGTCGCACTTTAGGTGGCGTAGTGGTGGGTTATTTGGGTGTAAGAGTTTTTAGTCCTCATCCAGTTTCAGCCATGATTGATACTGTGGGAGGCTGTAATGTTTTATTGGGTATTATAGCCATGGCTCAAGATGTCGAGTCTTTGTATGCTGGTGTTAAGGCTTTAACCTGTGTAGTGCGCAGTAATCGTGCGGCCCAAAGTGAAATGGATCGTAAACGTTGCTATCAAACTCTGGGCatgtttttcaaaaagaaaaagaacttACTCAACTCTCACATCTTACATCTGACTTTCGGTTTAGTGGGTACTGTCAATTCCGGCCAGGATATGACCGCTATACCTAATGTAACAGCTTTTCAAGATCTCTTATGTGATTTGGATATATGGCATAATGCTCCAAATGGTTTATTAAGATCATTACTCGAACATTTGCTAGAGTTAGCGGTGGAATCGAATGAAAAGAAAcagaatgttaaaataatgcgGGAACTACAATTACTCAATAAATTACTGTACATCATAGTGGATATACAAGATCACTCCACACGTGAGATACTCTTCAATCTCGTAGAAGCTTTATTAGGTGGTCAACCACGCCACACGGACCTATTGCTTTTCGGCCAATACTGCGCTTCCAAATTACCCAAGGCAGAGCAGATCGAAAAGTCTCTGATCTTACCCTCAATGAAACCCACCCCGAATCCTTCCAATTCAGCTGCTACTGCCGAATACGATACGACTGCTCAAAATATTTATCTACGTAATCGTTGTCTTTCTCTTCTACACGGCCTCCTATTTACCTCACGCAACACTGTCAATTATATTATATGCGATGATATTTCTAAGACTCTAGGCATGGATTGGCTTTTGCTATTTATGCAGCCACATGTACACTTCACCACTGTCATCATAGCCGTACGTATTTTGGTGGTGGTGTGTGCCAATGAAAGTTTTCTGGTACGTTTTCGTGACAGTACTCATAATGGTGGTTATTTAAGATTTACCGAAATGGTTTCGCAAAAGAAAACCATGGGCATAGGGGCTCAACAGTTAA TACATTCGAAAGCATGCTCCTTCCGCATATTCGATTTTGTGCGAACTAATTCATCTTTCTTCACTTTGGTGCGACTGGCGAGGCGCGTTAAGCCACCGGTTACTTTTTGTATCTTAGATTGTATTTGA
- the LOC111684875 gene encoding protein dissatisfaction, with the protein MMIVDENLAYGAFYYKVLIPFFVFSFSAVQHERGPRKPKLHPQLHHQHPAHHHAAHHHHHHLNGLAGHPHGPYHAAHLPVSLVTNVSASFNYTSHISTHHPAAGFHGPHHPTAFHHPGHGPNANGGGQHVAPPHLPFPPHLLPQMHHNLIAEATSKLPSLVGTSVTTNNLVPTSSAATSLPTLNHQNQSNTVPTYDLTNSRGDGSSAGSAGAGSTTSLEFYNKTINQNYSSPSPTASIQSISSVGGRSSLGSESPRVNVETETPSATPPPLSPSNSPGPQEPLSPTDTNRTTSSHSSIILNSPLTSLQSTNPHIGLVALPPTSLQQTTATSTPTTCLTTNQQTSGHQQPPLPPPPPSSSTTSSSSTASQSQHTQAAAAALYAARQNEIDYLVLCKAQQQL; encoded by the exons atgatgATTGTAGATGAGAATTTAGCATATGGAGCATTTTACTACAAAGTTTTGATTCCTTTTTTTGTCTTTTCATTTTCAGCGGTTCAACATGAAAGGGGACCACGCAAACCTAAACTTCATCCTCAGCTGCATCATCAACATCCAGCTCATCATCATGCtgcccatcatcatcatcatcatttgaATGGTTTAGCCGGTCATCCTCATGGTCCCTATCATGCCGCTCACTTGCCGGTTTCATTGGTTACTAATGTCTCAGCTTCGTTTAATTATACTTCACATATATCGACACATCATCCAGCGGCTGGTTTTCATGGACCTCATCATCCTACAGCATTTCATCATCCTGGACATGGTCCCAATGCCAATGGTGGAGGACAACATGTAGCACCACCTCATCTACCCTTTCCTCCCCACTTACTGCCTCAAATGCATCACAATCTTATAGCAGAGGCTACCAGTAAATTGCCCAGCTTGGTGGGTACATCAGTGACAACTAACAATCTAGTGCCTACTTCTTCGGCCGCCACAAGTTTGCCAACACTTAATCATCAAAATCAAAGCAATACAGTACCTACCTATGACCTTACAAATAGTCGTGGTGATGGTTCTTCGGCGGGTAGTGCTGGAGCTGGCAGTACCACCAGTTTGGAATTctataacaaaactataaaTCAAAACTATTCTTCACCTTCGCCCACAGCTTCTATACAATCAATATCATCGGTGGGAGGTCGCTCTTCTTTAGGCAGTGAATCACCCAGAGTAAATGTTGAAACTGAAACCCCTTCTGCCACACCACCACCGCTGTCACCTTCCAATTCGCCTGGACCACAAGAACCCCTATCACCTACGGATACTAATCGTACTACAAGTTCTCATTCATCCATTATATTAAATAGTCCACTTA CATCCCTACAATCAACAAACCCTCATATTGGTTTAGTAGCACTACCACCAACTTCCCTTCAACAAACTACAGCCACTTCAACACCTACCACTTGTCTgacaaccaaccaacaaacatCAGGACATCAGCAACCACCTCTACCACCTCCGCCTCCTTCTTCGTCCACGACATCGTCTTCCTCGACAGCTTCGCAAAGCCAACATACAcaagctgctgctgctgctttgTATGCAGCACGTCAAAATG AAATCGATTATCTTGTTCTGTGTAAAGCTCAACAGcagttatag
- the LOC111688688 gene encoding collagen alpha-1(V) chain-like gives MAQHEIIRQNLRVITYSIPNHIDLIKEFGFPDLPPGIAAVPGMCGVERNPYQIHKSPAYNIDKDAILTVQTSEIFPHGFPTDFSIVLAVRSSRTSPTAAPIFTIYSDESEEVLSLSIGPQIKFSYEQIDAGFNQHNDINFGIGINDDKWHRIGLSVKGSSATLNLDCTKQVTRRLERTLGSSIATNGLILTGVQMSNDDGFFMGDVQMMSIWNTPEAGYEVCTKYVTPCIDESFYGEDSQKTTRSFSHAQSGSRGNVSGSSRSRSSYSSSSSSGSLSADALRSRITGNGRSGNFEYTAAGEVSNDGSLSAAGQNPSLDVGIVGDGLKNNEFSLSAAGASNGAAVRPRTDFGLSGGASNGFGTTYHSNETKKEAEISDVDYAIEGDYEGLTNSSEFPLTGQEGTQTLDPTSTGSDELGGEQLPNNDKTTKTRKTKKDRKKSKKSSREELSAEIDFSNPIDLGNEENNRTITTTTNGTTYDRPIGSSGPPCYPGPRGYTGLPGPPGDRGPKGEPGRDGLPGADGIQGPAGHVFVVPTVPGGSGGNEKGPDSQVEALRQMISQHMMALRGPEGPTGLTGPPGPPGLTGPQGPKGEPGDAGEPGLRGLRGPTGPQGREGRRGRSGRDGERGAQGPQGPKGEMGPVGPMGIPGEKGHRGSPGQRGEKGQQGVEGHPGEDGPPGLPGLPGELGPRGFPGPRGFPGPIGMPLLLQNFKDEMT, from the exons atgGCACAACATGAAATCATAAGACAAAATTTAAGAGTCATTACCTACTCTATACCTA ATCACATTGATCTTATTAAAGAATTTGGTTTTCCGGATTTACCACCCGGTATAGCGGCAGTTCCCGGTATGTGTGGTGTGGAAAGAAATCCTTATCAAATACATAAATCACCAGCCTACAACATAGATAAAGATGCCATTTTAACGGTACAAACCTCAGAAATATTTCCCCATGGTTTTCCCACCGATTTCTCCATAGTATTGGCTGTACGTAGCAGTCGCACAAGTCCGACCGCTGCACCAATTTTCACTATATATTCGGATGAAAGTGAAGAAGTACTATCGCTCAGTATCGGACCACAGATTAAATTTAGTTATGAACAAATCGATGCGGGTTTTAAtcaacataatgatattaactTCGGTATTGGCATTAATGATGATAAATGGCATCGTATTGGTCTGAGTGTAAAGGGTAGTTCGGCTACGTTGAATTTGGATTGTACGAAACAAGTAACTAGAAGATTGGAACGTACTTTGGGCAGTTCAATAGCTACGAATGGTTTGATTTTGACTGGTGTACAAATGAGTAATGATGATGGTTTCTTTATGGGTGACGTGCAAATGATGTCTATATGGAATACTCCGGAGGCAGGTTATGAAGTTTGTACCAAATATGTGACGCCCTGTATAGATGAATCATTTTATGGAGAGGATAGTCAGAAAACTACTAGAAGTTTCTCACATGCTCAGAGCGGTAGTAGAGGAAATGTATCGGGCTCATCTAGATCAAGAAGTAGTTATTCGAGTAGTTCAAGTTCTGGCTCATTAAGTGCGGATGCTTTACGTTCTCGAATAACTGGTAATGGCAGGAGTGGTAATTTCGAGTATACGGCAGCAGGTGAAGTTTCAAATGATGGTTCTTTATCGGCCGCTGGACAAAATCCCTCTTTGGATGTAGGCATTGTAGGTGatggtttaaaaaataatgaattttctctCAGTGCTGCGGGCGCTTCAAACGGCGCAGCTGTAAGGCCTAGAACCGATTTTGGTTTATCAGGAGGTGCTTCAAATGGTTTTGGAACCACTTACCACTCTAATGAAACGAAAAAAGAAGCTGAAATTTCAGATGTAGATTACGCCATTGAGGGAGACTATGAAGGTTTAACAAATTCCAGTGAATTTCCTTTAACAGGTCAGGAGGGCACACAAACATTGGATCCAACTTCCACCGGATCGGATGAGTTGGGAGGCGAGCAATTACCTAATAAcgataaaactacaaaaacgagaaaaactaaaaaagatcgaaaaaaatcgaaaaaatcatCAAGAGAAGAACTTTCTGCCGAAATAGATTTTAGTAATCCCATCGATTTGGGTAATGAAGAAAACAATagaacaataacaactacaactaaTGGTACAACTTACGATAGACCCATTGGTTCTAGTGGTCCACCTTGCTATCCAGGTCCTAGAGGTTATACCGGATTGCCAGGTCCACCAGGAGATCGTGGTCCTAAAGGAGAACCTGGTCGTGATGGATTACCTGGAGCGGATGGTATTCAAGGTCCCGCTGGCCATGTTTTTGTAGTGCCA accGTACCTGGCGGTAGTGGTGGTAATGAGAAAGGTCCCGATTCCCAAGTTGAGGCCTTAAGACAAATGATTTCTCAACATATG ATGGCTTTACGTGGTCCTGAAGGCCCAACAGGTCTTACAGGACCGCCTGGTCCACCCGGTCTCACTGGTCCTCAAGGTCCTAAAGGCGAACCCGGAGATGCTGGTGAGCCA GGATTACGAGGTCTTCGTGGTCCCACCGGTCCACAAGGACGTGAAGGTAGACGTGGCCGTTCTGGAAGAGATGGAGAACGTGGTGCTCAGGGTCCTCAAGGCCCTAAGGGAGAAATGGGTCCTGTTGGTCCAATGGGCATACCTGGAGAGAAGGGACATCGTGGAAGTCCTGGTCAAAGAGGTGAAAAAGGTCAACAAGGTGTAGAAGGTCATCCGGGAGAAGACGGTCCACCAGGCCTTCCAGGTTTACCAGGTGAATTA gGACCCCGTGGCTTTCCTGGTCCACGTGGTTTCCCTGGACCTATCGGTA TGCCACTATTGCTTCAAAACTTTAAAGATGAAATGACATAA
- the LOC111688690 gene encoding protein-lysine N-methyltransferase CG9154 codes for MIDDDISLPADTLAILNQFLAEKAQRGQEELDKIEQKAGKEAEFEEDWQLSQFWYSAGTKKSLGSAVNQLLEEVQDKSSYSIALLSSPSLYATVKEIHENVKIFEFDKRFSAYGDDFVFYDFNEGDNENYLKELWHKFDVIIADPPFLSEECITKISKIIKNLLKPQGKIIFCSGEIVEPWLTACLPVNKCKFQPEHERNLGNEFVSYANFNLDDFIKC; via the exons ATGATTGATGATGACATTTCTTTACCGGCTGATACTTTAgcaattttaaatcaatttttagctGAAAAGGCTCAACGTGGGCAAGAGGAATTGgataaaattgaacaaaaagcTGGAAAAGAAGCAGAATTTGAAGAAGATTGG caaTTGAGTCAATTTTGGTATAGTGCTGGCACTAAAAAGTCTTTGGGTTCTGCTGTCAATCAATTATTGGAAGAGGTACAGGATAAGTCGTCTTATAGTATAGCTTTACTATCCAGTCCCTCTCTATATGCTACTGTTAAGGAAATACATGAAAATG tgaaaatttttgaattcgaCAAACGTTTCTCAGCTTATGGAGATGATTTTGTATTTTACGACTTTAACGAAGGCGACAATGAAAACTATCTTAAGGAACTTTGGCATAAATTTGACGTAATCATAGCCGATCCACCCTTTCTCTCCGAGGaatgtataacaaaaatatcaaaaatcataaaaaatcttttgaaacctcaaggaaaaattatattctgtTCGGGCGAGATAGTAGAGCCCTGGCTGACTGCCTGCCTACCggttaataaatgtaaatttcaaCCTGAACATGAACGTAACTTGGGAAATGAGTTCGTTTCTTATGCCAATTTCAATTTAgatgattttataaaatgttaa
- the LOC111688692 gene encoding prefoldin subunit 1, producing the protein MEQMDMELKKAFTEMQINKIETTKKMNMIDMKCDMVKTGKQKYQLTEKGTSDLTDDTRVYLSVGRMFVLTSVQDMRGDLKAKQEKCDKAIELLSKKKEFLVKSLKDQEDGLRELVQQRKEAEAAK; encoded by the exons ATGGAACAAATGGATATGGAATTAAAAAAG GCATTCACcgaaatgcaaataaataaaatagaaaccaCCAAGAAAATGAATATGATCGATATGAAATGTGATATGGTAAAGACCggcaaacaaaaatatcaattgaCCGAAAAGGGTACCAGTGATTTAACAGATGATACCAG agtATATTTATCCGTAGGACGCATGTTTGTCTTAACCAGCGTCCAGGATATGCGCGGTGACTTAAAAGCTAAGCAAGAGAAATGTGATAAGGCCATTGAATTGCTAagcaaaaagaaagaatttCTGGTGAAATCACTAAAAGATCAAGAAGATGGTTTACGTGAATTAGTGCAACAACGTAAAGAAGCCGAAGCCGCCAAATAG
- the LOC111688694 gene encoding Krueppel homolog 2, which yields MSNEAEDQPQNSTNSSTSPPQPSANVPAKMIEHFKANKVDGAMWFLRLLGIVFAMGYVLPIFGNQQSAFNKVLLSNAAVSALRLHQRLPSFTFSREFLARLFVEDSCHYLMYSLIFFNVQPTLLILVPIVLFAVLHASSYSLKLLDIIGQNSWWGARFLISLVEFQAANILKAASFSEIFIMPLAVVLTFMGRAGLMTPIVYYHFLVMRYSSRRNPYTRNAFAELRMTAESLAARSPPVVGKVVRGGIAFVNRLAPAPQPAPAQ from the exons atgaGTAACGAAGCAGAAGATCAACCACAAAACTCAACAAACTCCTCAACGTCACCACCCCAACCATCAGCCAATGTACCCGCCAAAATGATTGAACACTTTAAGGCCAACAAAGTTGATGGTGCCATGTGGTTTTTGCGTTTATTAGGCATTGTTTTTGCCATGGGCTATGTCTTGCCCATATTTGGCAATCAACAGAGTGCCTTCAATAAAGTTTTACTCTCAAATGCTGCCGTTTCGGCACTGCGTCTGCATCAACGTTTACCCTCCTTTACATTTTCACGTGAATTTTTAGCACGTTTATTTGTTGAGGATTCATGTCATTATCTTATGTATTCATTGATATTCTTTAATGTACAACCAACTCTATTGATTTTAGTGCCAATAGTATTGTTTGCTGTATTACATGCCTCCAGTTATTCATTGAAATTATTGGAT attATTGGTCAAAACTCCTGGTGGGGAGCACGTTTCTTAATCTCCTTGGTGGAATTCCAGGCAgctaatattttaaaagccGCTTCTTTCTCCGAAATCTTTATTATGCCTTTGGCTGTTGTCTTGACATTTAT GGGAAGAGCTGGCCTTATGACTCCCATTGTCTACTATCACTTCTTGGTTATGCGTTATAGTTCTCGCCGCAATCCTTATACCCGTAACGCCTTTGCTGAATTACGCATGACCGCCGAAAGTCTAGCTGCTCGTTCTCCTCCCGTTGTGGGGAAAGTAGTACGCGGTGGCATTGCCTTTGTCAATCGTTTGGCACCCGCACCCCAACCTGCCCCAGCGCAATAA